From Theileria annulata chromosome 1, complete sequence, *** SEQUENCING IN PROGRESS ***, one genomic window encodes:
- a CDS encoding uncharacterized protein (Tap349e08.q2ks7.cand.89 - score = 34.64): protein MDSEESEVTNLESNPKTPTNYVDKRFSKRRPQSLRSETNSKLLQLGKTLLSYNTEDTNKYAIEIATIFLSSIPPEAHIPDDLLNYIISIFHIYFKNESVDKLFNKFLTISATSSPQLRPLILEHLVRLLALKRDYSGIVNEVTRRCNEWNLEIHEIAKHYKWVVKHIDILTNFDQEDAPPDFIVELEDVLVTYLEYERLPNKNLLSLYTRICGSKSLDLINRYITVFPRIYFLRFCRLKLLLNDSNSDKLLIEEDLINFVELSGYSSLSVEFLNIYNRFVSTDKLIPLLFNTAVTVPHINRNWDILYKIIKSRRDKDTVMDTIKRSSLVSIFNSPSNKFSYLKYFDR from the exons ATGGATTCTGAAGAATCTGAAGTGACAAATTTAGAGTCTAACCCCAAAACTCCTACAAACTATGTAGATAAACGGTTTTCTAAACGTCGACCTCAGAGCTTAAGAAGTGAGACAAACTCTAAGCTATTGCAGTTGGGGAAGACTCTTCTTTCATACAACACTGAGGACACTAATAAGTATGCCATTGAAATCGCAACCATATTTCTGAGTTCTATTCCTCCTGAAGCCCATATTCCAGATGATTTACTCAATTACATTATATCAATATTCCACAT atattttaaaaatgaatctGTTGATAAActtttcaataaatttttaacGATTTCTGCTACTTCAAGCCCGCAACTG AGGCCTTTGATATTGGAGCATTTGGTACGTTTGTTAGCTCTAAAAAGGGACTATTCCGGGATAGTCAATGAGGTCACTAG AAGGTGTAATGAATGGAATTTGGAAATTCATGAAATAGCAAAACACTATAAATGGGTTGTAAAACATATTGATATACTTACTAACTTTGATCAAGAGGATGCTCCTCCAGATTTTAT AGTGGAGTTGGAGGATGTACTAGTAACATATTTAGAATATGAGAGACTACCAAATAAGAATTTACTGAGTTTGTATACTAGGATTTGTGGTTCCAAATCACTCGACCTAATAAATAGATATATCACAGTGTTTCCAAGAATTTACTTTTTACGGTTCTGCAGACTTAAACTTCTATTgaat gatTCAAATTCTGACAAATTACTCATC GAAGaagatttgataaattttgttgAGCTTTCGgg CTATTCTTCCCTTAGTGTGGAgtttttaaacatttacAACCGATTTGTTTCTACCGACAAGTTGATTCCTTTGTTATTCAACACTGCA gTTACTGTTCCTCATATAAACAGAAACTGGgatattttatacaaaattattaaaagtCGAAGGGATAAAg ataCAGTTATGGACACCATAAAAAGATCATCACTCGTATCAATTTTCAACTCCCCAAGTAATAAATTCagttatttaaaatattttgataGATAA
- a CDS encoding protein disulfide isomerase (thioredoxin), putative (Signal peptide predicted for TA06075 by SignalP 2.0 HMM (Signal peptide probability 0.998, signal anchor probability 0.000) with cleavage site probability 0.607 between residues 20 and 21), whose protein sequence is MSRLFLRLLFCVVLFKFAYTTSYYKDSKVLEVKEDDFDNKVKSFKVTLVKFYNESCKKCVEFSEVYKNLANIFHDLVQVLAVNDESLSKKYKVKSFPSLKLFLGNGKESEPDVVDLDEDKDLDDLVSFTLKTLKKHVKQRASKFLPKDSKKVVQLTSSNFDSLVLDDTYSQWYFYSILMFIIIRLVKFYAPWCGHCKNLEPEWMSLPKKSKGVKVGRVDCTVHQSLCSQFNVMVFYYSLFSLSYINYYGYPTILLFNKGEKSPKTAMNYEGHRTSADILAFAKKNDKALSPPTHATSVSDLKEKCSGPLCLLFFFNTSTKEENLKTLKSFASKHSAPFALAYSMGLL, encoded by the exons atgtCGAGGTTATTTTTGAGGTTATTGTTTTGTGTTGTTCTCTTTAAATTTGCCTATACTACTAGTTACTACAAGGATTCCAAGGTTTTGGAAGTCAAAGAAGATGATTTTGATAACAAAGTCAAAAGTTTTAAAGTTACACTAGTCAAATTTTACAACGAATC gtgTAAGAAATGTGTAGAGTTTTCAGAAGTGTATAAGAATTTGGCCAACATCTTTCACGATTTGGTTCAAGTTTTAGCTGTTAATGACGAGTCTTTGTCTAAGAAATACAAAGTCAAGTCATTCCCTTCACTTAAACTTTTTCTCGGAAATG GCAAGGAGTCTGAACCTGACGTGGTGGACCTTGATGAAGATAAGGACTTGGATGACTTGGTATCTTTTACCTTAAAAACACTTAAAAAACATGTTAAGCAAAGAGCTTCAAAATTCCTTCCTAAAG ATTCTAAGAAGGTTGTCCAACTAACTTCTTCCAACTTTGACTCATTAGTTCTTGATGACACATATAGCCAatggtatttttattcaattttaatgtttataattattaggCTGGTTAAATTTTACGCTCCTTGGTGTGGACACTGTAAAAACCTTGAGCCTGAATGGATGAGTTTACCTAAAAAGAGCAAAGGGGTTAAAGTCGGAAGAGTTGACTGTACTGTTCATCAATCTCTTTGCTCTCAATTCAACGTTATggttttttattattcattattctcacttagttatataaattactat GGATATCctacaatattattattcaacaAGGGTGAAAAGAGTCCCAAGACTGCTATGAATTATGAAGGCCATAGAACTTCTGCTGATATTTTGGCATTCGCCAAGAAGAACGATAAGGCTCTCTCCCCTCCAACTCATGCCACTTCAGTCTCAGACTTGAAGGAAAAGTGCAGTGGTCCACTTTGTCTCCTATTCTTTTTTAATACCTCAACAAAAGAAGAAAATCTCAAGACTCTTAAGTCATTCGCTTCCAAACATTCTGCACCATTTGCTCTCGCATACTCCATGGGTTTGTTATAA
- a CDS encoding Tpr-related protein family member, putative (Tap349e08.q2ks7.C.cand.43 - score = 25.57;~12 probable transmembrane helices predicted for TA06070 by TMHMM2.0 at aa 20-42, 71-93, 113-135, 147-169, 174-196, 209-231, 339-361, 374-393, 443-465, 484-506, 516-538 and 573-595;~GPI-Anchor Signal predicted for TA06070 by DGPI v2.04, no cleavage site predicted), with protein sequence MKNTCPYNCKAAEDDFGNCPLLMAAYILAGLAMMLNIRLSYSSAPYALIRFQLPENLFSVFVRRMASALELWCLPAFLIADIMELAVKLIIYQLKDSGYGDNSLASKTLKFYAIIVPSIVAQWLNFLTYVILLFVYLAGGDSGRLTTFYWTIAASGFVFGISNVFVFAANFNYIPIYIAGENCFPALTSFIHYLATLMFGNRRKYDSDFLIVFIDILVAIIISLVAAIVWTWAYGICQDAVTECKITKDSAGGNKLTIEYKDAKESDPPKVKEADYTNPPTPPAGTNYNYTVKHTATKNITYTFKLTEQLAGTKDANVTIEYGHIHASGFSGTGAKESLISPLLIVLVGMGLVYAIYPGIAPGMIVPFYLIDKIEMVLLIATIFPPVIIALLQKFKPNWSPKTNYVWHGDEDPKTGLQGWRKYASTHVGGPGDCGSESKDIHAWIWHFFDLVVPIMIILAYLFIYSLHYRDSNISHAIVNQPKMSTALTIIFYMCHEISLAVGFAGMVGNGAEYTVLAQMVGAFLMVFLALYSEGYLIEYKRHDPAHCPTEGMTKWNAFCYWTKKTSKITNHILRYLHEMICLDLPVSITYIVYIM encoded by the coding sequence atgaaaaatacTTGTCCCTATAACTGTAAGGCTGCTGAAGATGATTTTGGTAACTGTCCATTACTAATGGCTGCCTATATTCTTGCTGGTTTGGCTATGATGCTAAATATTAGACTCTCATACAGTTCTGCTCCATATGCTCTTATCAGATTCCAGTTACCTGAAAATCTTTTCAGTGTCTTTGTTAGAAGAATGGCTAGTGCTTTGGAACTCTGGTGTCTACCAGCTTTCCTCATTGCTGATATTATGGAACTAGCAGTTAAACTAATCATCTACCAACTCAAAGACAGCGGCTATGGCGACAACTCCCTCGCCTCAAAGACACTGAAGTTCTATGCCATCATAGTGCCTTCCATAGTTGCTCAATGGTTAAACTTCCTCACCTACgtaattttattgtttgTATATCTGGCGGGTGGTGACTCTGGTCGTCTAACTACCTTTTATTGGACTATTGCAGCCTCTGGATTTGTATTTGGTATCAGTAATGTATTTGTCTTTGCTGCTAACTTTAATTATATTCCCATCTATATTGCTGGTGAAAACTGTTTTCCAGCTCTAACCTCATTCATACACTATTTGGCAACACTCATGTTTGGTAACAGAAGGAAATACGATAGTGACTTCCTAATAGTCTTCATTGACATTTTAGTAGCTATCATAATCTCACTTGTGGCAGCTATAGTGTGGACATGGGCCTATGGTATCTGCCAAGATGCTGTAACTGAGTGCAAAATTACTAAGGATTCTGCTGGGGGAAATAAACTTACTATCGAATATAAGGATGCTAAGGAATCTGATCCTCCTAAGGTTAAGGAAGCTGATTATACAAATCCTCCTACTCCTCCTGCTGGtactaattataattatactgTTAAGCATACTGCAACTAAAAATATCACATATACTTTTAAACTCACTGAGCAGCTTGCTGGTACTAAAGATGCTAATGTTACTATTGAATATGGTCATATACATGCATCCGGATTTTCTGGTACTGGTGCCAAGGAATCTTTGATCTCACCGTTACTGATTGTCCTAGTAGGTATGGGTCTAGTTTATGCTATTTATCCTGGAATTGCACCTGGTATGATTGTACCATTTTATCTCattgataagattgaaATGGTACTCCTAATTGCCACCATCTTTCCACCGGTAATAATTGCACTACTCCAAAAATTCAAACCAAACTGGTCACCCAAAACCAATTACGTATGGCACGGAGATGAAGATCCTAAGACTGGTCTCCAAGGATGGCGAAAGTATGCATCCACACACGTAGGAGGACCAGGAGATTGCGGCTCTGAATCTAAAGATATTCATGCTTGGATTTGGCACTTCTTTGATCTGGTGGTTCCCATTATGATCATCTTAGCCTATCTATTCATTTACTCACTTCATTATAGAGATTCTAACATATCCCATGCTATAGTTAATCAACCTAAAATGTCCACTGCTCTcactataatattttatatgtgtcaTGAAATCTCGCTAGCTGTGGGATTTGCTGGTATGGTAGGTAATGGAGCTGAATATACAGTTTTAGCTCAAATGGTAGGTGCATTCCTTATGGTCTTCCTGGCACTCTACAGTGAGGGCTACCTAATTGAGTACAAGCGGCACGATCCTGCTCATTGTCCCACAGAAGGTATGACAAAGTGGAACGCGTTCTGCTACTGGACTAAAAAAACAAGCAAAATAACCAATCACATCCTGAGGTATCTACATGAAATGATTTGCCTAGACCTACCCGTATCTATTACTTATATAGTgtatataatgtaa
- a CDS encoding GMP synthase, putative (Tap349e08.q2ks7.cand.88 - score = 37.95;~Signal peptide predicted for TA06065 by SignalP 2.0 HMM (Signal peptide probability 0.745, signal anchor probability 0.012) with cleavage site probability 0.582 between residues 24 and 25): protein MKESKGWVLVLDFGCTFSSTLVRAVRELGVRCELESLEKFKGLDKKDLPSGVFLVGGNESVFDQDVLSVEKSLLDTLKGHKVPVLSLSFGMMSVAKSFGAKLRKTDNKDYVVTKCTLKNSELFDSVPNSLTVYLNTLDMVESVPSGFEVIAKHSEVPVGLYNSDYNLFCLYFHPESVDTEKGNTILHNFLYKVCKCDRTWTLSEYLERELKNIEEQCGSDKYVVAALSGGVDSTVSAKMVQSVIGDRFHGVMVDTGLMRHNEIAECEKRVRKEVPGIKLTVRYSQNVFFKELAGVVDPEMKRKIIGRVYIEEFEKAIKELGFNEKNCLLLQGTIYPDIIESELNRRSKLPVKSHHNVGGLPERMKFELIEPVRYLFKEEVRELGRLLKLSEETFKRQPFPGPGLGVRVLGALTPENVQKVRMADKIVREEVEKSKADVSQYFCIYLPNLKSTGLVKGQRVYGTTVVVRCVKTKDYVTAKWVHFDHEVLDRISQRITSEVPGVNRVLLDITNKEPATIEWE, encoded by the coding sequence atgAAAGAATCAAAAGGCTGGGTGTTGGTTTTGGATTTCGGATGTACCTTCTCTTCGACTCTGGTAAGAGCCGTTAGAGAGTTAGGTGTGAGATGTGAGTTGGAAAGTCTCGAGAAGTTTAAGGGTCTAGATAAGAAGGACTTGCCAAGTGGCGTTTTTTTAGTTGGAGGCAACGAAAGTGTTTTTGACCAGGATGTTTTAAGTGTGGAGAAGTCACTCCTGGACACTCTCAAGGGGCACAAAGTTCCAGTCCTCTCACTTTCCTTTGGGATGATGTCGGTCGCAAAGTCATTTGGCGCTAAGCTCAGAAAGACTGACAACAAGGATTATGTTGTTACGAAATGTACTTTGAAGAACAGTGAACTATTTGACAGTGTACCCAATAGCTTAACAGTATATTTGAACACGCTTGACATGGTTGAATCAGTTCCCTCTGGATTTGAAGTCATTGCAAAGCATTCTGAAGTCCCCGTCGGCCTTTACAACTCAGATTATAACCTCTTTTGCCTTTACTTTCACCCTGAGTCTGTGGATACCGAAAAAGGAAACACAATCTTACACAACTTTTTATATAAGGTGTGTAAATGTGACAGAACATGGACTCTTTCTGAGTATCTTGAGAGGGAGTTGAAAAATATAGAAGAACAGTGTGGCTCTGACAAGTATGTCGTCGCAGCTCTTTCAGGTGGCGTTGATAGCACCGTCTCTGCTAAAATGGTCCAGTCTGTCATTGGCGACCGCTTCCATGGCGTAATGGTTGACACTGGTTTAATGCGCCATAACGAGATTGCAGAGTGTGAGAAAAGGGTAAGAAAGGAAGTCCCAGGCATTAAACTAACTGTAAGGTACTCTCAAAACgtattttttaaagaattGGCTGGTGTGGTTGACCCTGAGATGAAGAGGAAAATCATTGGCAGAGTTTACATTGAAGAGTTCGAGAAGGCAATTAAGGAATTGGGCTTTAACGAGAAAAACTGCTTACTTCTTCAGGGTACAATTTATCCCGACATTATTGAGAGTGAGCTTAATAGGCGCAGTAAGTTGCCTGTGAAGTCACATCACAATGTCGGCGGCCTTCCTGAGAGGATGAAGTTTGAACTCATTGAACCTGTTAGATACCTTTTTAAAGAGGAAGTTCGCGAGCTTGGAAGGCTTCTTAAGTTATCAGAGGAGACTTTTAAACGCCAACCTTTCCCTGGTCCTGGTCTTGGTGTTCGTGTTCTTGGTGCCTTAACTCCTGAAAATGTACAAAAAGTTCGTATGGCTGATAAAATTGTTCGTGAGGAGGTTGAGAAATCCAAGGCTGATGTTTCACAATACTtttgtatttatttacCAAATTTGAAGAGCACAGGTCTGGTTAAGGGTCAGCGTGTTTACGGAACTACAGTGGTTGTGCGTTGTGTTAAAACAAAGGATTATGTCACTGCTAAGTGGGTTCACTTTGACCATGAAGTTTTGGACCGTATTTCCCAAAGGATAACCTCAGAGGTTCCCGGCGTCAACCGTGTACTACTCGATATAACTAACAAGGAGCCCGCAACAATAGAGTGGGAATAA
- a CDS encoding uncharacterized protein (Tap349e08.q2ks7.cand.87 - score = 26.10) codes for MEGTMDVSLIERLFHKKKFDYLEKRGIIRKGSCNLNKSNNESSIKSNISDFVPPETPPTFFAIDIDDTFYHPDEKIFSKNVEAFKKVKSLGFSPFFCTGRPLFTLKYSFGEKFFEDTGYSGFPGIYLNGAVVYDSEGKLISLKHFPEFFLDEILDFIVHSGLEKDFLFYDPEGHYCLKEVNDQIVHMLRTIRLPDPTITTVEELSKKKIVSIVSTSRTIIPDNARLGVHFWLRNMSFPDLIELCPLGITKADAIVKLMEHENARPESCAFIGDGENDVEIMQLVDMSFAVANSSNFVKKHAKWILHLNYYEAAFSYVMNLVYNINLI; via the exons ATGGAAGGAACAATGGATGTATCATTAATAGAGCGATTGTTCCACAAAAAGAAGTTTGATTACCTTGAGAAGAGGGGTATCATACGCAAGGGCTCCtgtaatttaaataaatctaaCAACGAATCATCTATAAAGTCGAACATATCTGACTTCGTTCCTCCTGAAACGCCTCCCACTTTTTTCGCAATTGACATTGACGATACGTTTTACCACCCCgatgaaaaaatttttagcaAGAATGTTGAGGCTTTCAAAAAGGTCAAAAGTTTAGGGTTCTCTCCATTTTTCTGTACAG GGAGACCTTTATTTACTTTGAAATATTCATTTGGAGAAAAGTTTTTTGAGGATACAGGATACTCAGGGTTTCCTGGAATATATCTAAACGGAGCGGTGGTTTATGACAGTGAAGGGAAGTTAATAAGTTTGAAGCACTTCCCGGAATTCTTTCTTGATGAAATTCTTGATTTCATAGTCCACTCAGGACTAGAGAAGGACTTTTTGTTTTATGACCCTGAGGGCCATTACTGCCTCAAGGAAGTTAATGATCAAATAGTCCATATGCTCAGAACAATTCGCCTCCCAGACCCAACCATTACAACCGTGGAAGAGCTGTCGAAGAAGAAAATCGTTTCAATAGTGTCAACATCAAGGACGATTATACCTGACAATGCACGATTAGGTGTGCACTTCTGGTTGAGGAATATGAGCTTCCCAGATCTGATCGAGTTGTGTCCGCTGGGAATCACAAAGGCCGACGCAATTGTGAAGCTCATGGAACATGAGAACGCAAGGCCAGAGTCGTGCGCATTCATAGGCGACGGAGAAAACGATGTGGAAATTATGCAGCTCGTCGATATGTCATTTGCAGTGGCAAACTCGTCAAACTTTGTGAAAAAACACGCAAAGTGGATTCTACACCTCAATTACTACGAAGCAGCTTTTTCCTACGTTATGAACcttgtatataatattaatttaatttaa
- a CDS encoding ubiquinol-cytochrome C reductase complex, 14 kDa subunit (Tap349e08.q2ks7.cand.86 - score = 22.39) produces the protein MNLNRELGKVVAKFSAATKSRSLAPSPRYQRLLKGPGLLQKVYRKFIAPWYFRAISGPFERWHHACLTRYLREHGLLYDDLMSEREPLVERALSILTPDLATARFRRIAKGMQISMLRLYPPLEEQNYDPFIPYLAPFIEEAKFQLQEEEELLGYHPVDRRLFCGGTTGFGDLEPGMHFLVSFPCVYGGGMGNMKKK, from the exons atgaatttgaataGAGAATTAGGCAAAGTTGTGGCCAAATTCTCAGCAGCTACCAAGTCACGATCTCTTGCTCCTTCACCCCGTTACCAACGGTTACTTAAGGGACCAGGCTTGTTACAGAAGGTATACAGGAAGTTTATAGCGCCTTGGTACTTTAGAGCCATTTCAGGCCCATTTGAAAGATGGCATCATGCTTGTTTAACCAGATACCTCAGAGAACATG GGTTGCTGTATGATGATTTAATGAGTGAAAGAGAACCCTTGGTTGAAAGAGCATTATCGATATTAACACCGGATCTGGCAACTGCTCGTTTCAGGCGAATAGCAAAAGGGATGCAAATCAGTATGTTAAGGCTCTATCCTCCACTTGAGGAACAAAATTACGACCCATTTATACCATATTTGGCACCATTCATTGAAGAGGCTAAATTTCAGTTGCAAGAAGAAGAGGAACTTCTAGGCTATCATCCAGTAGATAGAAGACTATTCTGCG GAGGTACAACAGGATTTGGAGATCTGGAGCCTGGAATGCACTTTTTAGTTTCATTTCCCTGTGTTTATGGAGGTGGTATGGGAAATATGAAAAAGAAATAA
- a CDS encoding uncharacterized protein (Tap349e08.q2ks7.cand.86 - score = 22.39;~1 probable transmembrane helix predicted for TA06050 by TMHMM2.0 at aa 26-48;~Signal anchor predicted for TA06050 by SignalP 2.0 HMM (Signal peptide probability 0.001, signal anchor probability 0.856) with cleavage site probability 0.001 between residues 40 and 41), which translates to MSIEYVKRLFHQIKLSHYHNNKSDRLFYFLLFYFLGVISNKPLHLFYSYLKLLFYTFVFKILKVRSSEDFNGEYKLVLCVRTDLSMGKGKIAAQCGHASIGAYADSVKNNNPYVYKWFNDGQKKVVLKINDYDEMREIKKQAKLKGVYTHVTVDAGRTQIPSGSCTVIALGPGPEPILDKITGHLKLL; encoded by the exons atgtCGATTGAATATGTAAAAAGAttatttcatcaaattaaactaagccattatcataataataaatcagatagattattttattttcttcttttttaCTTTCTTGGTGttatttcaaataaacCTCTTCACTTGTTTTATTCATATCTTAAACTTCTTTTCTACacatttgtttttaaaatattaaaggTGAGAAGTTCTGAAGATTTTAATGGTGAATATAAGCTCGTGTTATGCGTTAGAACAG atttATCAATGGGTAAGGGTAAAATAGCAGCTCAATGTGGTCATGCCTCGATTGGAGCTTATGCGGATTCTGTTAAGAATAACAATCcatatgtatataaatggTTCAATGATGGACAAAAAAAAgtagttttaaaaatcaat GATTATGATGAAATGAGAGAGATTAAAAAGCAAGCAAAATTAAAAGGTGTATATACACATGTGACAGTAGATGCc gGAAGGACACAAATTCCTTCAGGATCATGTACAGTTATCGCATTAGGACCTG GACCTGAACCTATATTGGATAAAATTACAGGTCATCTCAAGCTGTTGTAA
- a CDS encoding uncharacterized protein (Tap349e08.q2ks7.C.cand.44 - score = 20.15;~transcription factor, putative) yields MDELYESCERGEEIFISPLDPLVSQEMANINVNEASDMVNYLYSESQIQFKGKYITDFKFKLSSTNFNDTDTTCSDDQGVELGYDYLVSMGCRNCGSFVDFNNTHMFFGFEDSTEDQPKHRPNKFLRCENCNSIISPIFTKNQSDSFYNITNRDEQEDDKVYLYGMRSAYVFDDNEKQWWKDSVYGSYSSNKLLQAKTANKSGKQTVKYNCEKCGHDTHLYSTFQARSADEGMSIMYECIKCKNRVVIST; encoded by the exons atGGATGAATTGTATGAATCGTGTGAAAGAGGTGAAGAGATATTCATATCACCTCTTGACCCTTTGGTATCGCAAGAGATGGCCAATATCAACGTCAATGAAGCTTCCGATATGGTCAACTATCTTTACTCTGAAAGCCAAATACAGTTTAAAGGCAAATACATTACCGATTTTAAGTTCAAGTTATCttcaactaattttaatgacACTGATACAACCTGTTCAGATGATCAAGGTGTAGAACTAGGATACGACTATTTAGTATCAATGGGCTGTAGAAATTGTGGTTCATTTGTcgattttaataataccCATATGTTCTTTGGCTTTGAGGATTCAACCGAAGATCAGCCAAAACATAGACCAAATAAGTTTTTAAGGTGTGAAAACTGCAATTCAATCATCTCGCcaatatttacaaaaaatcAGTCCGATTCTTTCTACAACATAACAAATAGAG ATGAACAAGAAGATGATAaagtatatttatatgGAATGAGGAGTGCGTATGTATTTGATGATAACGAGAAGCAATGGTGGAAGGATTCAGTTTATGGCTCTTACTCAAGTAACAAGTTGCTCCAGGCGAAAACTGCAAATAAGTCAGGAAAACAAACTGTCAAGTACAACTGTGAAAAGTGTGGGCACGACACTCATTTATATTCCACATTCCAAGCAAGATCTGCTGATGAAGGAATGTCAATCATGTACGAATGTATTAAGTGTAAAAACCGTGTTGTCATCTCAACATAG
- a CDS encoding RNA binding protein, putative (Tap349e08.q2ks7.C.cand.46 - score = 23.89), which produces MANSGDVDSTGEGVSKSTASWLTHRLYIAPNTVKRHKVTQNTNNFVNKTNTVGYRVGNNVNYNFNDEYDPRYPNEYEKVTKLLSIKSHTKVPQPIQLTPNTLTQTPLSGIILLHHLLTVGDEMLKLRLEAMEKSEVYTETPSTQSLPVTSQPKKPEQPVALKMMEKMGWKGQGLGKNEQGMVTPLVAKSIGKKSAIIINAPNKPVSVSIPNTNVSKGLNTMEKVEDEVNIDEKDLSRICIIIFKGNSKVDLDELEEILTEFGTIIDIKLLSEKMCDRLLQDQRYSEVVWKFRQDSSIVVCEYETEEQSKRLFLEYNNKLLMESSVSILFLSPALYTQL; this is translated from the coding sequence ATGGCAAATTCGGGTGATGTTGATTCCACAGGCGAAGGTGTTTCTAAAAGTACCGCTTCATGGCTAACTCATAGGCTATATATCGCACCAAATACAGTTAAAAGACATAAAGTAACCCAGAacacaaataattttgttaataaGACGAATACAGTTGGCTATAGAGTTGGAAATAATGTAAACTATAATTTTAACGATGAATACGACCCTAGATATCCAAATGAATACGAAAAGGTGACAAAATTACTCTCAATAAAATCTCATACTAAAGTACCTCAGCCCATCCAACTTACTCCTAACACTTTGACCCAAACTCCACTTTCAGGTATTATTTTACTCCACCATTTACTTACTGTAGGCGACGAGATGTTAAAGTTAAGATTGGAAGCTATGGAAAAATCAGAAGTGTACACAGAGACTCCTTCAACGCAGAGTTTGCCAGTTACTTCACAGCCTAAAAAGCCTGAACAACCCGTTGCGTTGAAGATGATGGAGAAAATGGGCTGGAAAGGGCAAGGTTTGGGTAAAAATGAACAAGGAATGGTTACTCCACTAGTGGCTAAATCCATCGGTAAAAAGAGTGCCATCATTATTAACGCCCCTAACAAACCTGTTTCAGTCTCCATACCTAATACTAATGTATCTAAGGGTTTAAATACTATGGAAAAAGTCGAGGATGAAGTGAATATAGACGAGAAGGATCTCAGCAGAATCtgtattataatattcaaAGGGAATAGTAAAGTGGATTTGGATGAATTAGAAGAGATTTTAACAGAATTTGGTACAATTATTGACATTAAATTGTTGAGTGAAAAAATGTGTGATAGGCTGTTGCAAGATCAAAGATATAGTGAAGTAGTTTGGAAATTCCGTCAGGATTCTTCGATTGTTGTATGTGAATATGAAACAGAAGAACAGTCGaaaagattatttttagaatataataacaaattGTTGATGGAATCCAGTgtttcaatattatttttatctcCAGCACTTTACACTCAActttaa